From one Streptococcus oralis genomic stretch:
- a CDS encoding YneF family protein — MDLLLAIVLIVLAFLGGALGGIYLARKQIEKKYADNPRLNADAVRALLSANGQKPSEAKVQQVYHQIIRQQKAALAKNKKK; from the coding sequence ATGGATTTACTTTTAGCAATTGTCTTGATTGTGCTAGCTTTTCTAGGGGGAGCTCTTGGAGGCATTTACTTGGCTCGTAAGCAAATCGAAAAAAAATATGCTGACAACCCCCGTTTGAACGCTGACGCAGTTCGTGCTCTCTTGAGTGCAAATGGTCAAAAACCAAGCGAAGCCAAGGTACAACAAGTTTACCACCAAATCATCCGCCAACAAAAAGCAGCCCTTGCTAAGAACAAAAAGAAATAA
- a CDS encoding SEC10/PgrA surface exclusion domain-containing protein: MFKKMLSAFSISAVALSIFFTKGVKADQVRENSTPSGENTSSQREEKQSPVSNVTQGEVDAAKADFDRVNRVVSEAQRNVEEARQSTATAKDELKIAQQSVDVAKEAVESAPTALKEAQSDLATKLDEEKKAEANLASSKTELEEAQSQVDHQAQSLATAKEKEKGEAEKATQAQQDVDVAQSTLTESTSDADTNLEQAKTKVAASQTAVDKAQQGVEKANQSDEERQKKLAEATANKSKADDAVLTSKQAFDDASAKAEKTQSALETAKATLSAAKNTGAPVTSNTKNTFYMTPEYIAALKQLADPNTPQSQISQIEATLTAVNDKAKSFNNYVADPNDSKTLIDTNNIPYDVRLEISQFTAELINQIRSQMGTGEVVVTPSALEFADKVAREYKNDNWSWDLMNRYHHDAWGINRVAREYGLVTTSSEQEQEGIQYYENAYIWKANTSQMSVADMKRDIYFSLVEFMYNGYEWVHAKSISGLNTGGQKNYLGVDFSMENDITVSHFTMVSEDQVKYASKNNFDATPIGGKSGEANQEKLEQAQTAFDVAQAANNQAQADKENAKTVFEQAQLVATQAQTAFDEAAQTPLGLEQAKQALEEAKNQLETDKEALRLAQTTANNVEREKDDKVKALSKARDALSIAQKNLTAAQADVSKEEALLKDATSTLADAIEKRDTAQEQLVKAQTAVMEAKSKVSNLVQAEEQLSKAEEVLEAAEQKVKAKEAAQLAAIEQLSNLQTAQAATQVNYNRLVTKLKMQEKQQADDYYREILDQTDRNLAKQDQRLQTNSEPPTPKSSQILLDTPKQVQDIKQISTEKSTKELSMISNAGHLPSTGSRISLWIQLSGIVLIYTSFRLLIWEKKDRQ, from the coding sequence ATGTTTAAAAAAATGCTCAGTGCATTTTCAATAAGTGCAGTTGCTCTTTCGATTTTCTTTACGAAAGGTGTTAAAGCGGATCAAGTGCGTGAAAACTCAACGCCTTCAGGAGAGAACACGAGTTCTCAAAGAGAAGAAAAACAATCACCTGTTTCTAACGTTACACAAGGTGAAGTAGATGCAGCAAAAGCAGACTTTGATCGTGTAAATCGAGTAGTGTCGGAAGCTCAAAGGAATGTAGAGGAGGCTAGACAATCCACAGCTACAGCCAAAGATGAACTGAAGATAGCTCAGCAGAGTGTTGATGTAGCAAAAGAGGCTGTAGAATCTGCGCCTACTGCATTAAAAGAAGCGCAATCAGACCTAGCGACCAAGTTGGATGAAGAAAAAAAAGCAGAAGCCAATCTGGCAAGTAGCAAGACTGAGCTTGAAGAAGCACAGTCGCAAGTGGATCATCAAGCTCAATCCTTAGCCACTGCAAAAGAGAAGGAAAAAGGGGAAGCTGAAAAAGCAACCCAAGCTCAACAAGATGTTGATGTTGCACAGTCAACATTGACAGAGTCAACATCTGACGCGGATACAAACCTTGAACAAGCAAAAACGAAAGTCGCTGCCAGTCAAACCGCGGTTGATAAAGCTCAACAAGGTGTAGAAAAGGCCAATCAATCAGATGAAGAACGTCAGAAGAAATTAGCTGAAGCAACTGCTAATAAGAGTAAGGCTGATGATGCAGTATTAACAAGTAAGCAAGCATTTGATGATGCTAGTGCAAAAGCAGAAAAGACACAGTCAGCACTTGAAACAGCAAAAGCTACATTGAGTGCAGCTAAGAATACAGGTGCTCCAGTTACATCTAATACTAAGAATACGTTCTATATGACTCCAGAATATATTGCTGCTTTAAAACAGTTGGCAGATCCAAATACTCCGCAGTCACAGATTAGTCAGATTGAAGCTACCTTGACAGCTGTAAATGATAAGGCTAAATCTTTTAACAATTATGTAGCAGACCCAAATGATAGTAAAACGCTGATAGATACAAATAATATTCCTTATGATGTCCGTTTGGAAATATCTCAGTTTACAGCAGAATTGATTAACCAAATTCGTTCGCAAATGGGGACGGGCGAGGTAGTTGTTACTCCTTCAGCACTTGAATTTGCGGATAAAGTAGCTCGTGAATATAAAAATGATAATTGGTCTTGGGATTTGATGAATCGTTACCATCATGACGCATGGGGTATTAACCGAGTTGCGCGTGAGTATGGACTGGTTACAACTAGTTCTGAACAAGAACAAGAAGGGATTCAATATTACGAAAATGCATATATCTGGAAGGCAAACACTTCTCAAATGAGTGTTGCAGATATGAAACGTGATATTTATTTTTCATTAGTTGAATTCATGTATAATGGCTATGAGTGGGTGCATGCTAAATCTATTTCTGGTTTGAATACAGGAGGTCAAAAGAATTATCTAGGCGTTGATTTCTCAATGGAGAACGATATTACAGTATCTCATTTCACGATGGTTTCGGAAGATCAGGTGAAATATGCTAGTAAAAACAATTTTGACGCGACGCCAATTGGTGGAAAATCTGGGGAAGCAAATCAAGAAAAGCTTGAACAAGCTCAGACAGCCTTTGATGTAGCTCAGGCTGCAAATAATCAAGCTCAAGCTGATAAGGAAAATGCAAAAACAGTTTTTGAACAAGCTCAGTTAGTAGCCACTCAAGCTCAAACAGCCTTTGATGAAGCAGCGCAAACACCTCTTGGGCTTGAACAAGCTAAACAAGCTTTAGAAGAAGCTAAAAATCAGTTAGAAACTGATAAAGAGGCCTTGAGGTTAGCACAAACAACTGCTAATAACGTTGAAAGGGAAAAGGATGATAAAGTGAAGGCTTTATCAAAAGCTAGGGATGCCCTTTCTATTGCACAAAAGAACTTGACTGCTGCACAAGCAGATGTTTCCAAAGAAGAAGCTTTGCTTAAAGATGCTACTAGTACGCTTGCTGATGCTATTGAAAAAAGGGATACTGCTCAGGAACAACTCGTCAAAGCTCAAACAGCAGTGATGGAAGCAAAGAGTAAAGTGTCGAATTTGGTTCAAGCTGAAGAACAACTTTCCAAAGCTGAAGAGGTGCTAGAAGCAGCTGAACAAAAGGTGAAAGCCAAGGAAGCAGCGCAACTTGCGGCAATTGAGCAGTTGAGCAACTTGCAAACGGCACAAGCTGCTACTCAAGTGAACTACAACCGTTTAGTGACTAAACTGAAAATGCAAGAAAAGCAGCAGGCGGATGATTACTATAGAGAAATTCTAGATCAGACGGATAGGAATCTTGCTAAACAGGATCAACGACTTCAGACAAATTCCGAGCCACCTACTCCAAAAAGTTCTCAAATTCTTTTAGACACTCCAAAACAAGTGCAAGATATTAAACAGATATCAACAGAGAAGAGCACGAAGGAGTTATCAATGATTTCTAATGCAGGTCATCTTCCTAGCACAGGTTCAAGAATTTCCTTATGGATTCAGCTGAGCGGAATCGTTCTGATTTACACTAGTTTCAGATTGTTAATCTGGGAAAAGAAAGATAGACAGTAA
- the racE gene encoding glutamate racemase: MDNRPIGFLDSGVGGLTVVRELMRQLPHEEIVYIGDSARAPYGPRPAEQIREYTWQLVNFLLTKDVKMIVIACNTATAVVWEEIKAQLDIPVLGVILPGASAAIKSSQGGKIGVIGTPMTVQSDIYRQKIHDLDPDLQVESLACPKFAPLVESGALSTSVTKKVVYETLRPLVGKVDSLILGCTHYPLLRPIIQNVMGPKVQLIDSGAECVRDISVLLNYFEINRSRDAGPLQHRFYTTASSQSFAQIGAEWLEKEIHVEHVTL, translated from the coding sequence ATGGATAATCGACCAATTGGTTTTTTGGATTCAGGTGTCGGGGGCTTGACGGTTGTTCGTGAGCTCATGCGCCAGCTTCCCCATGAAGAAATCGTCTATATTGGAGATTCGGCACGGGCGCCCTATGGTCCCCGTCCTGCTGAGCAAATTCGTGAATATACTTGGCAGTTGGTCAACTTTCTCTTGACCAAGGATGTCAAAATGATTGTCATTGCTTGTAACACTGCGACTGCGGTCGTCTGGGAAGAAATCAAGGCCCAACTAGACATTCCCGTTCTAGGTGTGATTTTGCCAGGAGCTTCGGCAGCTATTAAGTCCAGTCAAGGCGGGAAAATCGGGGTGATTGGAACTCCCATGACGGTCCAATCAGACATCTATCGTCAGAAAATCCATGATCTGGATCCGGATTTACAGGTGGAGAGTTTGGCCTGTCCCAAGTTTGCCCCCTTGGTGGAGTCTGGTGCCCTGTCGACCAGTGTCACCAAGAAAGTGGTCTATGAAACCCTGCGTCCCTTGGTTGGAAAGGTGGATAGCCTGATTTTGGGTTGTACCCATTACCCACTCCTTCGCCCTATCATCCAAAATGTCATGGGACCAAAGGTTCAGCTCATCGATAGTGGGGCAGAGTGTGTACGGGATATCTCGGTTTTGCTTAACTATTTTGAAATCAATCGTAGCCGAGATGCAGGACCTCTTCAGCACCGTTTTTACACAACAGCCAGCAGCCAAAGTTTTGCTCAAATTGGAGCAGAATGGCTGGAAAAAGAGATTCATGTGGAGCATGTAACTTTATGA
- a CDS encoding nucleoside-triphosphate diphosphatase, producing MTNKIYEYKDDQDWYVGVWDVYGGIYSLIKDPIELDFMDLARIFRDEENGFPITITVMRWSSNYRLLSFIVEILNAEAGRNLEVIQRQGALLLVENGQLLHVELPKEGVNVHAFFETSKVRETLLIATRNEGKTKEFRAIFDKLGYDVENLNDYPDLPEVAETGMTFEENARLKAETISQLTGKIVLADDSGLKVDVLGGLPGVWSARFAGVGATDRENNAKLLHELAMVFDLKDRSAQFHTTLVVASPNKESLVVEADWPGYINFEPKGENGFGYDPLFLVGETGKSAAELTLEEKNSQSHRALAVKKLLEVFPAWQSKPSL from the coding sequence ATGACAAACAAAATTTATGAATACAAGGATGACCAGGACTGGTATGTCGGTGTCTGGGATGTCTATGGAGGCATCTATAGCCTTATCAAAGATCCTATCGAGCTTGATTTTATGGATTTGGCGCGGATTTTTCGTGATGAGGAAAATGGCTTTCCAATTACGATAACGGTGATGCGCTGGTCTTCTAACTACCGTCTGCTCTCCTTTATCGTTGAGATTTTAAATGCGGAAGCAGGACGTAACTTGGAAGTCATCCAACGTCAGGGAGCCCTACTCTTGGTTGAAAATGGGCAACTCCTGCATGTAGAATTGCCTAAAGAAGGGGTCAATGTTCATGCCTTCTTTGAAACTAGTAAAGTTAGAGAAACCTTGTTGATTGCGACTCGTAACGAGGGCAAGACCAAGGAATTCCGAGCTATCTTTGACAAGCTAGGCTATGATGTGGAAAATCTTAATGACTATCCTGACCTGCCTGAAGTAGCAGAAACAGGCATGACTTTTGAAGAAAATGCTCGACTTAAGGCAGAAACCATTTCCCAATTAACAGGTAAGATAGTTCTAGCAGATGACTCAGGTCTCAAAGTCGATGTCCTAGGTGGCTTGCCAGGTGTCTGGTCAGCCCGTTTTGCAGGAGTGGGAGCGACTGATCGTGAAAATAATGCCAAGCTCTTGCACGAATTGGCCATGGTCTTTGACCTTAAGGACCGTTCGGCTCAATTCCACACGACCCTGGTTGTAGCTAGTCCAAACAAGGAAAGCTTGGTTGTCGAAGCTGACTGGCCGGGTTACATTAACTTTGAACCCAAGGGTGAAAATGGCTTTGGTTATGATCCCCTCTTCCTTGTGGGAGAGACAGGCAAGTCAGCGGCTGAATTAACCCTTGAAGAAAAAAATAGCCAATCTCACCGCGCCTTAGCCGTTAAGAAACTTTTGGAGGTATTTCCAGCATGGCAAAGCAAACCATCATTGTAA